A section of the Anabaena cylindrica PCC 7122 genome encodes:
- a CDS encoding cysteine synthase A encodes MDIKQGFVGTIGNTPLIRLNSFSEETGCEILAKAEFLNPGGSVKDRAALYIIEDAEKKGLLKPGGTVVEGTAGNTGIGLAHICNAKGYKCLIIIPNTQSQEKIDAMTTLGAEVRPVPAVPYKDPNNYVKLSGRIAAEMENAIWANQFDNLANRLAHYETTGREIWEQTDGKVDGWVAATGTGGTYAGVAMYLKEKNPAVRCVVADPLGSGLYSYIKTGEIKMEGNSITEGIGNSRITGNMEGAPTDDAIQIDDSEALRVVYQLLRKDGLLMGGSTGINVGAAVALAKHLGPGHTIVTILCDSGSRYQSRIFNHEWLASKGLVIS; translated from the coding sequence ATGGATATCAAACAAGGATTTGTCGGCACTATTGGTAACACACCACTGATTCGCTTAAATAGCTTCAGTGAAGAAACAGGCTGCGAAATCCTCGCCAAAGCTGAATTTCTCAATCCTGGTGGTTCTGTCAAAGACCGCGCTGCACTTTACATTATTGAAGACGCGGAAAAAAAAGGTCTACTCAAACCTGGTGGAACAGTAGTAGAAGGAACAGCAGGTAATACTGGCATTGGACTCGCGCATATTTGCAATGCCAAAGGTTACAAATGTCTGATTATTATTCCCAATACCCAATCCCAAGAAAAGATAGACGCAATGACTACCTTGGGTGCAGAAGTCCGTCCTGTTCCTGCTGTACCTTATAAAGATCCTAATAATTACGTCAAGCTATCGGGTAGAATTGCGGCGGAAATGGAAAATGCCATTTGGGCAAATCAGTTTGATAATTTAGCTAATCGTCTCGCCCATTATGAAACCACAGGCCGGGAAATTTGGGAACAAACCGACGGTAAAGTAGATGGTTGGGTAGCGGCAACTGGTACTGGTGGCACTTATGCTGGTGTGGCGATGTATTTGAAAGAAAAGAATCCGGCGGTAAGATGTGTTGTCGCTGATCCTTTAGGTAGTGGGTTATACAGTTATATCAAAACTGGCGAAATCAAGATGGAAGGTAATTCTATCACTGAAGGTATTGGTAATAGTCGGATTACAGGCAATATGGAAGGCGCACCTACTGATGATGCTATCCAAATTGATGATTCAGAAGCTTTACGTGTTGTTTACCAGTTGCTACGAAAAGATGGTTTGTTAATGGGTGGTTCTACTGGGATTAATGTTGGTGCTGCTGTTGCTTTAGCGAAACACTTGGGGCCAGGACATACTATTGTTACTATTTTGTGTGACAGTGGTTCTCGCTATCAGTCCAGGATATTTAACCATGAATGGTTAGCAAGTAAAGGGTTGGTTATTAGTTAG
- a CDS encoding BrnT family toxin, which yields MEFEFDSNKSAINKTKHGIDFIEAQKLWTDVNRIEISARTEDEARFLVIAKIADKHWSGVITYRNDKIRIISVRRSRNEEVKIYES from the coding sequence ATGGAGTTTGAATTTGACTCTAACAAAAGTGCAATTAATAAAACCAAGCATGGTATTGATTTTATTGAAGCGCAAAAACTTTGGACAGATGTAAATCGTATAGAAATTTCAGCACGCACAGAAGATGAGGCTCGTTTTTTAGTCATCGCCAAGATTGCCGATAAACATTGGTCAGGAGTCATTACTTATCGTAATGATAAAATAAGAATTATTTCAGTTCGTCGTTCTCGTAATGAAGAGGTAAAAATTTATGAAAGCTGA
- the brnA gene encoding type II toxin-antitoxin system BrnA family antitoxin has translation MKAEEFDAKFDDDEDITDFLDLSKARRPGYEQKRINIDFPIWMIEALEHEAKRLGVTSDSIIKLWLAERLDKKVTSG, from the coding sequence ATGAAAGCTGAAGAGTTTGATGCAAAATTTGACGACGATGAAGACATTACTGATTTCTTGGATTTATCTAAAGCACGTCGTCCAGGTTATGAACAAAAACGAATTAATATTGATTTCCCCATTTGGATGATTGAAGCTTTAGAACATGAAGCTAAACGTTTGGGTGTTACTTCTGATTCTATTATTAAATTGTGGCTTGCTGAACGTCTTGATAAAAAAGTTACTAGTGGATAA
- a CDS encoding (2Fe-2S) ferredoxin domain-containing protein, whose translation MSNFPTQNQPNTPKCVQVCQHRTCKKQGAVEVLAAFRALSIPDVTVTASGCLGQCGNGPMVLVLPDMVWYGRVQPHEVTRIVEQHLLSGQKVKHMLYYRFHPQG comes from the coding sequence ATGTCAAACTTCCCAACTCAAAATCAACCTAATACCCCTAAGTGCGTACAGGTGTGCCAACATCGCACTTGTAAAAAACAAGGTGCAGTAGAAGTTTTAGCAGCTTTTCGCGCTTTATCAATTCCTGATGTGACAGTTACAGCTAGTGGCTGCTTAGGACAATGTGGTAATGGACCGATGGTGCTAGTTTTACCAGATATGGTCTGGTATGGCAGAGTTCAACCTCACGAAGTTACTCGAATAGTAGAACAACATTTGTTAAGTGGTCAAAAAGTTAAACATATGCTTTATTATCGTTTTCATCCCCAGGGATAA
- a CDS encoding DUF5331 domain-containing protein, which translates to MDIQQLRQSLKMKWLNYCEENRAWLVKMRVWHSYDGVRRPSSGYMLATLSVLEPELKEILPFILDLNNDPDQIVTALGLHFNPDEELGLLKSEDSVAKNEIVSKPGVKMQVADTPRPKEHKQVLLKITTGVEEKGQPVSVGAVATAIDHHSPPKMPFGMRREQTVKPTDKSAVRSHSPIQSSLTITTAIPTQTKAVPSLPNMTEPNHNAKFMNTPVKQVSSISPTQTNARSLPSWIDESCQGVKWQQDETIKRKL; encoded by the coding sequence ATGGATATCCAGCAGCTACGTCAATCTTTAAAAATGAAGTGGCTAAATTACTGTGAAGAAAATCGTGCTTGGCTTGTCAAAATGCGAGTTTGGCACTCTTATGATGGTGTCAGACGGCCTTCATCTGGTTATATGTTGGCCACTCTCTCTGTTTTGGAACCTGAGTTGAAGGAAATACTTCCTTTTATTCTGGATTTAAATAATGATCCTGATCAAATAGTTACGGCTTTAGGTTTGCATTTTAATCCTGATGAGGAGTTGGGTTTATTAAAATCAGAGGATTCTGTGGCTAAAAATGAGATTGTCTCTAAGCCTGGTGTAAAGATGCAGGTTGCAGATACACCAAGACCAAAGGAACACAAACAGGTGTTGTTGAAAATTACCACAGGTGTTGAAGAAAAAGGCCAACCTGTTTCGGTGGGTGCAGTAGCTACAGCAATTGATCACCATTCTCCACCAAAAATGCCTTTTGGAATGAGACGGGAACAAACGGTTAAGCCAACTGATAAGTCGGCTGTGCGATCGCATTCTCCCATTCAGTCATCACTGACAATAACTACCGCAATTCCTACTCAAACCAAAGCTGTACCTTCCCTCCCCAACATGACTGAACCCAATCACAACGCTAAATTTATGAACACCCCAGTGAAACAAGTTTCCAGTATTTCACCTACTCAGACTAATGCCCGTAGTTTACCTTCTTGGATAGATGAATCTTGTCAGGGTGTAAAATGGCAACAAGATGAAACAATTAAGCGCAAATTGTAA
- a CDS encoding YgfZ/GcvT domain-containing protein gives MPTSAIDGKDATAIHAAREGVAVRDACCGRSHRSHLGIIRISDADRLRFLHGQSTNDFQRLKPGEGCDTVFLTSTARTIDLVTGYVLDDAVLLLVSANRREFLMQWLDRYIFFADKVVLTDVTEETAILSLMGTQSNCIIEKLGAGALIGQPHGNHILVDGAIFAVGSGLAAPGYTLILPIAEKQKWWERILELGAVELSDRAWETLRILQGRPAPDLELTEDYNPLEVGLWQTVSFNKGCYIGQETIARLNTYKGVKQYLWGIRLHAPAEPGSVITIGDEKVGKLTSYTETPDGHFGLGYIRSKAGGVGLKVQIGATEGEVVAVPFVSHEYP, from the coding sequence ATGCCAACATCTGCAATTGACGGTAAAGACGCAACCGCTATCCACGCAGCGAGGGAAGGGGTTGCTGTAAGGGATGCCTGCTGCGGGCGTAGCCATCGCTCTCATTTGGGAATTATCCGTATTTCTGACGCTGATCGTCTCCGCTTTTTACACGGACAAAGTACTAATGATTTCCAACGCCTCAAACCAGGAGAAGGCTGTGATACGGTATTTTTAACATCCACAGCTCGGACAATTGACTTGGTAACTGGTTATGTTCTCGATGATGCTGTTTTGTTGTTAGTTTCGGCTAACCGTCGTGAGTTTTTGATGCAATGGTTAGATCGCTATATCTTCTTTGCTGACAAGGTAGTATTAACCGATGTAACGGAAGAAACAGCAATTCTGAGTTTAATGGGGACTCAAAGTAACTGCATTATTGAAAAGCTTGGTGCTGGGGCGCTGATTGGTCAACCTCATGGGAACCACATCTTAGTTGATGGTGCAATATTTGCTGTGGGTAGTGGCTTGGCTGCACCTGGATATACCTTGATTTTACCGATCGCTGAAAAACAAAAGTGGTGGGAGCGAATTTTAGAATTAGGTGCAGTAGAATTGAGCGATCGCGCTTGGGAAACTTTGAGAATCTTACAAGGTCGTCCAGCACCCGATTTAGAACTAACCGAAGATTATAATCCCCTAGAAGTAGGGTTATGGCAAACAGTGTCCTTTAACAAAGGCTGCTACATCGGTCAAGAAACCATTGCCAGATTGAATACTTATAAAGGTGTAAAACAATACTTGTGGGGAATCCGTCTTCATGCTCCTGCTGAACCAGGAAGCGTAATTACAATAGGAGATGAAAAAGTCGGTAAACTTACCAGTTATACAGAAACCCCTGACGGTCACTTTGGACTAGGTTACATCCGTAGTAAAGCTGGTGGAGTGGGTTTAAAGGTGCAAATCGGCGCAACTGAAGGGGAAGTAGTGGCAGTCCCATTTGTGTCTCATGAGTACCCATAA
- a CDS encoding ABC transporter substrate-binding protein translates to MSKISVALTLSLVTIASGFFMAACENTTTTNPTPNETSATPAVNSTSTSGSSKGLKIGSLLPTTGDLASIGQQMVGSVPLLVDTVNACGGVNGEKVTLVEVDDQTDPKAGAAGMTKLATVDKAAGVVGSFASSVSTAAISVATPNKVMLVSPGSTSPVFTEKAQKGDFKGYWARTAPPDTYQALALAQLAKKKGFKRVSTVVINNDYGVGFEKAFVQTFEKLGGTVVNKDKPVRYDPKAQTFDTEAGATFAGKPDAVLAVMYAETGSLFLKAAYQQGLAKGVQIMLTDGVKSDSFPEQVGKSPDGKYLLSGAIGTVPGSDGKALAAFKKLWQEKKGGSPGEYAPQAWDAAALLTLAAQAAKENTGVGIAGKIREVAAGDGTEVTDVCEGLKLLKEGKKINYQGASGNVDVDANGDVVGVYDVWTVGDDGKIKVIDKVSPK, encoded by the coding sequence ATGTCTAAAATTAGTGTTGCCCTGACCTTAAGCTTAGTTACTATAGCCAGCGGCTTTTTTATGGCTGCTTGTGAAAATACCACCACAACTAACCCAACCCCCAACGAGACTAGCGCGACCCCAGCAGTCAACTCAACCAGCACATCTGGCAGCAGCAAAGGATTGAAAATTGGCAGCTTGTTACCAACAACTGGTGACTTAGCTTCCATAGGACAGCAAATGGTTGGTTCCGTTCCCTTGCTTGTTGATACAGTCAACGCTTGCGGTGGAGTCAATGGCGAAAAAGTCACCTTAGTAGAAGTAGACGACCAAACCGACCCCAAAGCCGGTGCTGCTGGTATGACTAAATTAGCAACTGTAGATAAAGCAGCTGGTGTAGTTGGTTCCTTTGCTAGTAGCGTCTCTACTGCGGCTATTTCCGTTGCCACTCCTAATAAAGTTATGCTGGTTTCTCCTGGTAGCACCAGCCCCGTATTTACAGAAAAAGCCCAAAAAGGTGACTTTAAAGGATATTGGGCGCGGACTGCTCCCCCAGATACCTACCAAGCACTGGCTTTAGCCCAACTTGCAAAGAAAAAAGGGTTTAAAAGAGTTTCTACTGTCGTTATTAACAACGATTACGGCGTAGGTTTTGAAAAAGCATTTGTCCAAACCTTTGAAAAACTAGGTGGAACCGTAGTTAATAAAGATAAACCTGTCCGCTACGACCCCAAAGCCCAAACATTTGATACTGAAGCAGGTGCTACTTTTGCGGGTAAACCAGATGCAGTACTAGCTGTGATGTACGCCGAGACAGGAAGTTTATTCCTCAAAGCTGCCTATCAACAAGGTTTAGCCAAAGGAGTACAAATTATGCTGACAGATGGAGTAAAGTCAGATAGTTTTCCTGAGCAAGTAGGTAAAAGTCCTGATGGAAAATACCTTTTATCCGGTGCGATTGGTACAGTCCCTGGTTCTGATGGTAAAGCATTAGCAGCTTTCAAAAAACTTTGGCAAGAGAAAAAAGGCGGTTCCCCAGGAGAGTACGCACCCCAAGCTTGGGATGCTGCGGCTTTGTTAACATTGGCAGCACAAGCGGCTAAAGAAAACACAGGTGTTGGTATTGCTGGCAAAATCCGGGAAGTAGCTGCGGGAGACGGTACAGAAGTAACGGATGTCTGTGAAGGTCTGAAGTTACTAAAAGAAGGTAAAAAAATTAACTATCAAGGAGCTAGTGGCAACGTAGATGTTGATGCTAATGGCGATGTCGTTGGAGTCTACGATGTTTGGACAGTGGGTGATGATGGCAAAATCAAAGTAATTGATAAAGTTAGTCCCAAGTAA
- the crtB gene encoding 15-cis-phytoene synthase CrtB encodes MLQLPDSPPRMKTLVSVDDSYKLCQELTAKYAKTFYLGTLLMSPAKRQSVWAIYAWCRRTDELVDGPASALTTPETLELWEKQLDSIFAGCPLDNYDVALVDTLQRFAIDIQPFRDMIAGQRMDLYRSRYETFEDLYLYCYRVAGTVGLMSTAIMGIDQSVYTAPWNQNQQPYLPTAEAIALGIANQLTNILRDVGEDAKRGRIYIPLEDLAKFNYTEEDFFKGVVDDRWRSLMRFEIARAREFYIQADRGISYLAPDARWPVWAASMLYGQILDVIERNDYEVFSQRAYVPQWQKFRTLPAAWMRSQVL; translated from the coding sequence ATGCTGCAACTGCCTGATTCCCCCCCGCGCATGAAAACGCTGGTCTCTGTAGACGATTCTTATAAACTTTGTCAGGAACTCACTGCCAAGTATGCCAAGACATTTTATCTGGGTACATTGTTGATGAGTCCGGCAAAGCGTCAATCTGTTTGGGCAATATACGCTTGGTGTCGCCGTACAGATGAATTAGTAGATGGGCCCGCATCTGCTCTTACCACCCCAGAAACCCTAGAACTATGGGAAAAGCAGCTGGACTCGATTTTTGCGGGCTGCCCCTTGGATAACTACGATGTCGCTTTAGTGGATACTCTCCAACGCTTTGCCATAGACATTCAACCTTTCCGGGATATGATTGCTGGTCAGCGCATGGATTTATATCGTAGTCGTTATGAAACGTTTGAGGATTTATACCTCTATTGCTATCGGGTTGCTGGTACTGTCGGCTTAATGTCAACGGCAATTATGGGTATAGATCAAAGTGTCTATACAGCACCGTGGAATCAAAACCAACAGCCGTATCTGCCCACAGCAGAAGCGATCGCTCTAGGAATTGCCAATCAACTCACTAATATTCTTCGGGATGTCGGTGAAGACGCAAAACGGGGGCGAATTTACATCCCCCTAGAAGACTTGGCCAAATTCAACTACACCGAAGAAGATTTTTTTAAAGGTGTCGTAGATGACCGTTGGCGTTCCCTCATGCGCTTTGAAATTGCTCGCGCCCGTGAATTTTATATTCAGGCAGATAGGGGAATTTCTTACCTAGCACCCGATGCCCGTTGGCCAGTTTGGGCAGCGTCTATGCTGTATGGGCAAATTCTAGATGTGATTGAGCGCAATGATTATGAAGTTTTCAGTCAGCGTGCCTACGTCCCCCAATGGCAAAAATTCCGCACTTTACCAGCGGCTTGGATGCGATCGCAAGTACTTTAA
- the pds gene encoding 15-cis-phytoene desaturase → MRVANTKCSVAIAGAGLAGLSCAKYLTDLGHTPIVLERRDVLGGLVAAWKDSDGDWYETGLHAFFGAYPNMLQLFKELGIEDRLQWKEHTLIFNQPDQPGTLSRFDVPDIPSPFNVIAAILRNNDMLTWEQKIRFAIGLLPAVVRGQNYVEEMDKYSFLEWLKRQGVDERVTSDVFIAACKALTFINPDEVSATILLTALNRFLQERYGSKIAFLDGSPTERLCQPIVDHITERGGEVRLNAPLKEILLNPDGTVKGFLLRGLNGEPDEVITADFYVSAMSVDPLKVMLPEPWQQMEFFQKLEGLEGVPVINLHLWFDRKLTDIDHLLFSRSPLLSVYADMSNTCREYANPDRSMLELVLAPAKDWISKTEEEIVSATMVELEKLFPDDLKGDNPAKLLKYHVVKTPRSVYKATPGRQQYRPPQITPIANFFLSGSYTMQRYLGSMEGAVLSGKLTAQAICESLPEANTSNLQTLTRPPATNAATA, encoded by the coding sequence ATGCGAGTAGCGAACACGAAGTGCAGCGTAGCTATCGCGGGTGCTGGTTTAGCAGGACTTTCCTGCGCCAAATATCTCACAGATTTAGGACATACACCCATTGTCTTGGAACGCCGAGACGTATTGGGTGGCCTTGTGGCAGCGTGGAAAGACTCTGATGGCGACTGGTACGAAACCGGATTACACGCCTTCTTTGGGGCATACCCCAATATGCTGCAATTGTTCAAGGAGTTGGGTATTGAAGACCGACTTCAGTGGAAAGAACATACACTGATTTTTAATCAACCCGATCAACCTGGAACACTTTCACGTTTTGATGTTCCCGATATTCCATCTCCTTTTAACGTCATTGCGGCAATTCTTCGCAATAACGATATGTTGACATGGGAGCAGAAAATTCGTTTCGCCATTGGACTGCTTCCAGCCGTAGTGAGGGGACAAAACTATGTTGAGGAGATGGATAAGTACAGCTTCTTAGAGTGGTTGAAAAGGCAAGGAGTTGATGAGCGGGTCACAAGTGACGTTTTCATTGCTGCTTGTAAGGCACTGACCTTTATCAATCCCGATGAAGTCTCGGCAACAATTTTATTAACTGCCCTAAATCGCTTTTTGCAAGAGCGATATGGCTCCAAAATAGCGTTTTTGGATGGTTCTCCCACAGAACGGCTGTGTCAACCCATCGTTGATCACATCACCGAACGCGGTGGAGAAGTCCGGCTCAATGCGCCCTTAAAAGAGATTTTGCTCAACCCGGATGGTACAGTAAAAGGGTTCTTGCTACGCGGGTTAAATGGAGAACCGGATGAAGTTATTACAGCAGACTTTTACGTATCAGCCATGTCGGTTGACCCATTGAAAGTCATGTTGCCAGAACCTTGGCAGCAAATGGAGTTTTTCCAGAAGCTAGAAGGTTTGGAAGGCGTGCCAGTAATTAACCTTCATTTATGGTTTGATCGGAAATTAACAGATATTGATCACCTGTTATTTTCACGATCGCCCCTCCTCAGCGTTTATGCTGATATGAGCAACACTTGTCGTGAATACGCTAACCCTGACCGCTCAATGCTGGAATTAGTTCTCGCACCTGCCAAAGACTGGATTAGCAAAACCGAAGAGGAAATTGTCTCTGCTACCATGGTCGAATTGGAAAAACTCTTTCCCGACGACCTCAAAGGAGACAATCCGGCAAAATTGCTGAAATATCATGTGGTAAAAACGCCGCGTTCAGTTTACAAAGCGACCCCTGGTCGTCAACAGTACCGTCCGCCCCAAATAACCCCCATTGCTAATTTCTTTCTGAGTGGGAGTTATACCATGCAACGCTATTTAGGCAGTATGGAAGGTGCCGTACTTTCTGGTAAGCTAACAGCGCAGGCGATTTGCGAATCGCTGCCAGAGGCAAATACTTCAAACCTGCAAACGCTAACTCGACCGCCTGCAACGAATGCTGCAACTGCCTGA
- the nagZ gene encoding beta-N-acetylhexosaminidase, which yields MHTSQQLHSFGNHLILGISGTTLSDDDKRALNELKPVGVIFFAKNFLDGVPYPVWLESFRQLIDQVRQYTERDLMFTTLDHEGGRVVRTPSPITRFPHAYLLRSSSTLRSRSHAYEVAKATAVELKSLGINLSWSPVADIFSNPHNPIIGSRAFGTTAETASQGAREYYRGLREEGILGAAKHFPGHGDTSTDSHLELPILNLSLEDLKNRELIPFQILIQEQVPLIMTAHILFPQIDADVPATLSKTILNNILRDELGFQGVIVSDDLDMKAVSEIFMQSGTIVRAFNAGCDLFIVSRNINSSSLARTYKIAEDFTNSLRDGSLDAQVVEISRQRVDNLLKLTPQYPVYQLNQETLVKNAELAIACSF from the coding sequence ATGCACACATCTCAGCAGTTGCACAGCTTTGGTAATCACCTGATTCTCGGTATTTCTGGTACAACCCTCAGCGATGATGATAAACGGGCGCTCAATGAGTTAAAACCAGTGGGAGTGATTTTTTTCGCTAAAAATTTTCTTGATGGTGTACCTTATCCGGTTTGGTTAGAAAGCTTCCGGCAGTTGATTGACCAAGTTCGCCAATACACTGAACGTGACTTGATGTTTACTACGCTAGACCATGAAGGCGGACGGGTTGTACGGACACCTTCACCTATTACTCGTTTTCCTCATGCTTATTTATTGCGATCTTCTTCGACGCTACGTAGTCGTTCCCACGCCTACGAGGTAGCAAAAGCTACGGCTGTAGAACTTAAATCACTGGGAATTAATCTTTCTTGGTCTCCTGTTGCAGATATTTTCTCCAATCCTCACAACCCGATTATTGGATCTCGTGCTTTTGGGACTACTGCCGAAACTGCTAGTCAAGGTGCGCGGGAATATTACCGAGGACTGCGGGAAGAGGGCATTTTAGGTGCTGCTAAACACTTTCCTGGACATGGAGACACTAGTACAGATTCTCATCTAGAGCTACCAATATTAAATTTAAGTTTAGAAGATTTAAAAAATCGGGAACTGATACCTTTTCAAATATTGATTCAGGAACAAGTTCCCTTAATTATGACAGCCCATATTTTGTTTCCTCAGATAGATGCTGATGTGCCTGCAACATTGTCCAAGACTATCTTAAATAATATTTTGCGGGATGAACTCGGTTTTCAAGGTGTGATTGTTTCTGATGATTTAGATATGAAAGCAGTTTCAGAAATTTTTATGCAGTCGGGAACAATAGTACGTGCATTTAATGCGGGTTGTGATTTGTTTATAGTTTCTCGAAATATTAATTCCTCATCTCTAGCCAGAACATATAAAATAGCGGAGGATTTTACTAATTCGTTGCGTGATGGTAGCTTAGATGCACAAGTAGTAGAAATTTCCCGGCAGCGAGTTGATAATTTATTGAAATTAACTCCACAATATCCAGTTTATCAGCTTAATCAAGAGACTTTAGTAAAGAATGCTGAATTAGCAATTGCTTGCTCTTTTTAG
- the yhdJ gene encoding adenine-specific DNA-methyltransferase: MFERYEQQENIIFHGDAGSILSNHIPSESVDLIFVDPPYNIGKKFGDFHDKWESEEEYVNWSYKWLDDCIRILKPNGTIYVMTSTQAMPYFDLYLRKKITILSRIIWHYDSSGVQATKYFGSMYEPILYCVKDKNNYIFNSDDIKIEAKTGAQRKLIDYRKSVPTPYKTEKVPGNAWYFPRVRYRMEEYENHPSQKPESLLERIILASSHEGGVILDPFAGTFTTASVAKRLGRKSISIELQEEYLKIGLRRVLGMQEYKGEKLLQPQKKHNIKNKNGKKLDLTLEFVQGSIFDANPTA, encoded by the coding sequence ATGTTTGAACGTTATGAACAGCAAGAGAATATCATATTTCATGGTGATGCTGGCAGCATTTTATCAAATCATATTCCTTCAGAATCAGTAGATTTAATTTTTGTCGATCCTCCCTATAACATAGGTAAGAAATTTGGTGATTTCCATGATAAATGGGAGTCTGAAGAAGAATATGTAAATTGGTCGTACAAATGGTTGGATGATTGTATTCGGATTCTCAAACCAAATGGCACAATTTATGTAATGACAAGTACACAAGCAATGCCTTATTTTGATCTTTACTTGAGAAAAAAAATAACTATTCTCAGTCGCATAATATGGCATTATGATAGTTCTGGAGTTCAAGCCACAAAATACTTTGGTTCAATGTATGAACCCATTCTTTATTGTGTTAAAGATAAAAATAACTATATTTTTAATTCAGATGACATCAAAATAGAAGCTAAAACAGGCGCACAACGTAAATTAATTGATTACAGAAAATCAGTTCCAACTCCGTATAAAACTGAAAAAGTCCCTGGGAATGCTTGGTATTTTCCTCGTGTGAGATATCGTATGGAGGAATACGAAAATCATCCTTCACAAAAACCAGAATCATTGTTAGAAAGAATAATTTTAGCAAGTAGTCATGAAGGAGGTGTAATACTTGATCCTTTTGCTGGAACTTTTACAACTGCTTCTGTTGCTAAACGCTTAGGCAGAAAATCTATAAGTATTGAACTACAAGAAGAATATCTAAAAATTGGTTTAAGGCGGGTTTTAGGAATGCAAGAATATAAAGGAGAAAAACTTTTACAACCACAAAAAAAACATAATATCAAAAACAAAAATGGTAAAAAACTAGATTTGACTTTAGAGTTTGTACAGGGGAGTATTTTTGATGCAAATCCTACAGCATAA